In the Clostridium cellulovorans 743B genome, TATGCTATGAAGTTTTTTCTGAGATGAATAGCACAAATAATATAAAAACTTTATATATCTATGCATCAGTTTCGGAAGAGAATATAGAGGAAGCCTTAAAAATTATTGATACTTGTATTGATAGGATAAAAAATAGAGATATAATTTTTCATGACAAAATTATAAGTCTTATGAAAAAGGTTCTTAGAACAGCTATTGCATCAACTATAGAAGATTCAACAGAAGTGGGAAATTATATGCTACACCAAAGCTTGGATGGTGAGCCGTTATTAGAATTTATAGATCAAATGAAAAAACTTGATGAGATTAATGAAGAAGATATTTATAATGTAGCACTTAAGGTGTTTACAAAACCTGCAATACACATTTTAGTTCCAAAAGAAGGCGATGAGTATGAAGATAACTAAAATAGAGGTGCAAAAGAAAAACAATGATAGAGTGAATATATTCATTGATGATGATTTTGCTTTTTCATGCAGTACAGAACTTGTTTATTATCATAACCTTAAAAGTGGTAAGAGTGCTGAATTAAGTGAAATTCAAAAGATAGTTGATGAAGATAATTATATAAAGTGTAAAAATTCTGCTCTTAAATATATTGAGAAAGCTTATAAAACAGAAAAGCAAATAACAGAAAAGCTAATAGACAAAGAGTATCCTGAAAATGCCATTAAAAGAACCATTGAATTTTTGAAAGAATATAAGTTTATCGACGACTATAATTTTCTTAAGATATATATAAGAGAGAATTGCACTAAATTAGGGAAGAAAAAGATTAAATATAACTTACTGAGAAAGGGGATTGAAGAAGCTTTAATTGATGTTGAGTTAGATGGAGTTTCATCATCCTTTGAGGAAAAAAGTTGTGAAAAGCTTGCCCAAAAGAAATATGATTCTCTAAAGAATAGTGATACATCTTATATGAAAGTGTATAAGAAACTAGGGGATTTTTTACTTAGAAATGGCTACAGTAGTGATATTGTATCAGAAACTCTTAAAAGAGTAGTTGCTAAAGAGGATTTCAAAGCAGAAGGTAATGAGGAAAGAAAACATAATTCCTATGAAGAATTGTTTATTTTAGCACAAAAGAGATATAATCTATTAATAAGTAAAGAAAAAGATAAAATGAAATTATTAAAAAAGCTTTATGATTATCTTATTAGGCGAGGATACAGTTATGAGGAAGTTAAAACTGTAGTTAAGGAATTAATAAATACGGACTAAAGGGGCTGGAATTGATTAAATGATATATTCTTGTTAAAAGGCCCCAAAGAGAAAGGATAAAATATGAACCTTGAATATTTCTCCAATTTCTTAGATTATACTCCAATTTCTTTAATAATAATTGTGGCATTGCTCTTTCCAATAATAAAGGGATTGATTTTGGGATTTTCAGCATCCAGTATTAAGAAAGAAACTGAAGCCCTAGAAGTTGATATTACATTTATTGTAGCAGTTCTTTTAGGATTATATTATGGGAAATCTATGTTTAGTAAGTACGAGCAAGGTGTTTTTAATATTATTGATAAGTTGTTCCCAAAAAGTGTTTCGGAGTTTTTGGATGGTAAACCTAAAGTAACATATATAGTATTATTGATAATTTTTATTACTATAATTTATCAGGTTATTATGTTTATTTTGGAAATAATAAATAGAAATATATTATATCCTGTTTTAGATGTTATTGGTGAATCTATAAAAAATCGTTCGTTTTTTTTCAAAAGATTTTTGGGTGCAATTCTTAATATACCAAAGGGAATTTGTTATGCTGTTATCATTAGTGTTCTATTCAATATAATTTCTATCATAAATGTTAGTGATAAGTTTAATGAGTATGTAAATAAGTCAAAGGTATATAATATTATAAACGAGGAAGTGATATTTCCAGTTTCAAATTCTTCCTTTGCAAAGGAATTACCTAATATTTTAGACAACTCATTAAGCATAGATATTGTTAAAGATGGAAAACTTCTTCCTATACCTAGTTTTGATACAAATGAGATAATATATTTCAATGGAACAACTCTAGAAGAAGGAATTAAATCTAATGATGAAATGGATGATTTTTCTATTGAATTAGCATCTAAGTATACAAATTCATTGGAAAAATCTAAAGCCTTTTATAATTGGATAAGTAAAAATATTGAATATGATAAGGAAAAAGCAAATGCTTTATCAAAGGATAAGTATAAGGTAAAGTCTGGAGCTATAGAAGCATATGAAACTAGAACAGGTGTATGTTTTGATTATTCATGCCTTTTTACAGCCTTTTGTATTGAGAATAATATCATGGTGAGAATAGTTACTGGTGAAGGATATAGTGGTGTTAAGTGGGTAAATCATGCTTGGAATCAAGTTTATATTGAGGAAGAGAAGAGATGGATAAATGTAGATACTACCTTTGGCAAGGCTGGAAATTATTTTGATAGTGAAAGTTTTTCAATTGATCATAGAGGAGATAAAATAGTAGGGCAATGGTAGAAGTGATACACTTTAGAAGAAACTGAAATAGCATTTAAGATATATCAGTTTCTTCTATAAGGGGTCATTTTTTTATTCTTTCTATAATTAGGTTTATTGCTTTTTCGCAGTCTGCATCAAAAGGGTCAAGGGCCCAAGCAGTATTAAAATATAATAGTGCTTTTTTGTCGTCTTTTAATTGAGAATAGCAGTAAGCTAAATTGAAATAATATCTGCTATCTTTTTTTATTTTGAGAGCACATTTTAGAAGTGGAATTGCAGCCATAAAATTCATAAGTTTAATATGGCATACTGCTGAATTATAAAGAGAAGGAGCTTCATTCTCTTTATTTTCAATAGATTTTCTATATAAATTAATCGCTCGTGCATAATCATTTTTATTATAATATTCATTACCCATGTTAAAGTAATTCATTTTTATTCCTCCCTACTATAGGTACTATAGCTATAATTATTGACAGGATTTAGAAAAATAAACCTTTTAAAGGTATCAGTCTGTGTCTTTTGATTAAAAGCAAATTACTCTAATTTATAAGTAAACGTTTAGATATTGAAGCGACTTATCACAAATTTTTAGGATATAATACTCTATTTTATAAATATGAAACAGCTATTAAATTTGTCACTGTTTTATTTAAATTTTGTTTAGTTTTTATATTTAATTTTCAAAAGCAACTGTTATTTTTATTAGATAAGTATGATATAATCTAATATTAGAACAAGATTTACAATATAGATGGAGTAGTGATGTTGATGATTGAAAAGTATAAAGTAGGTATTGACGTAGGTTCTACTACAATAAAACTTGTTATATTAGATAATGATAATAAAATTATATATGATATATATAAGAGGCATTATTCTGATGTTAGAACCACTACCTTCGCTGTATTAAAAGATGCAGAAGAGAGATTTAAAGATCACCCAGTAAGTGTTACAATTACTGGTTCAGGGGGATTAGCTTTAGCTGAGCAATTAAAAATTCCATTCACTCAAGAAGTTATCGCATGTACTAAAACTGTTGAATTGTTAGCACCAGATACAGATGTTGCAATAGAACTTGGAGGCGAAGATGCAAAGATAACATATTTTGAAAACACCTTAGAGCAAAGAATGAATGGAACTTGTGCTGGTGGAACTGGTGCTTTTATTGATCAGATGGCAACATTACTAGAAACAGATGCTCTAGGATTAAATGAACTTGCAAGAAAACATAAGGTAATATATCCTATAGCTGCTCGTTGTGGTGTGTTTGCGAAAACAGATGTACAACCATTATTAAACGAGGGTGCAGCAAAAGAAGATATAGCAGCATCGATTTTTCAAGCAGTAGTAACACAAACAATAAGTGGACTTGCTTGCGGAAAGCCAATAAGAGGTAAGGTTGCTTTATTAGGTGGACCATTATTCTTTTTATCTGAACTAAGACAAAGATTTATAGAAACCTTAAATCTTACAGAGGATATGGTAATTTTCCCTGATAATTCTCAACTATTTGTTGCATATGGAGCAGCTGTTAGTTCAATTGATGGACAAACTACTTCTTTTACAAAGATAATAGATTCCATTAGTAAGATAAAAAAATCAGAATTAAAGTTATCTGATACACTTGAACCATTGTTTAAAGATAAAAAAGAGTTGGAAATTTTCAGAAAAAGACATTCAGATTATAAAGTAAAGGAAAAGACTTTAGAATCCTATAGTGGAAAAGCATTTTTAGGTATTGATGCTGGTTCCACAACTACTAAAGCAGCATTGATTGATGAGCAAGGTGCATTGTTATATTCCTATTATGGTGGGAATAAGGGAAAACCATTAGAGACAAGTATTGATATTATTAAAGATATATATAACAAACTGCCTAAAAATGTAGTTATTGCTAAGGCTACAGTGACAGGATATGGAGAGGCACTTATAAAAAATGCTTTAAACGTTGATATAGGAGAAGTTGAAACTATAGCTCATTATAAGGCTGCTGAGAAGTTTTTGCCTGGGGTAGATTTTATTTTAGATATCGGTGGACAGGATATGAAGGCCGTTAGGATAAAAGACGGAGTAATTAATTCTATCCAACTTAATGAAGCTTGTTCTTCCGGCTGTGGATCTTTCTTAGCAACCTTCGCTAATTCTTTAAATATGGAAATTCAGAATTTTGCACAGGAAGCTTTATTATCTCAAAGTCCTGTTGACTTAGGGTCAAGGTGTACTGTGTTTATGAATTCAAAGGTTAAGCAAGTGCAAAAGGAAGGGGCAGAGGTAAGTGATATTTCTGCGGGGCTTTCTTATTCAGTAATTAAAAATGCATTATTTAAGGTTATTAAAGTTAGAAGAATTGACGAACTAGGGAAAAAAATTGTTGTTCAAGGTGGAACCTTCTACAATGAGGCAGTACTTAGAGCACTTGAATTAACTCTAGGTAGGGAAGTAATAAGACCTAATATATCTGGTATTATGGGAGCGTATGGTGCAGCCTTAATAGCCTTAGATAAATATCAGGAAAATGAAATTTCTACGTTATTATCTAAAGAACAATTAGAAACTTTTTCTAGTGAAAAAGAACACAGACATTGTGGATTATGTAATAATAATTGTATGTTGACAGTAACAAAATTTTCTGATGGCAGAAGTTATATTACAGGAAATAGGTGTGAAAGGGGAGCAGGACTTCCTGTTTCAAAGAAATCCTCTTTAAATCTTTATGACTATAAATATAATAGAACCTTCAGATATAAATCTCTTAAAATAGAAGAAGCACCTAGAGGCGAAGTAGGAATTCCAAGAGTTCTAAATATGTATGAGAATTATCCATTCTGGCATACATTTTTAACAAAACTAGGCTTTAGAGTTGTTTTATCACCTACATCTACAAAAGAAGTATACGAGATGGGTATAGAAACAATCCCATCTGAGTCAGCTTGTTATCCAGCAAAGCTTACTCATGGGCATATAATGAGTCTAATCAAAAAAGGATTAAAATTTATATTCTATCCATCGGTGAGTTATGAGATTAAAGAATTTAAGGAAGCTAATAATCATTATAATTGCCCAATTGTTACCTCATATCCAGAGGTAATTAAAAATAATATTGATGAGATGAGATCTGGTGAGTTAATATATAAAAATCCTTTCCTTAATTTAAATCATAGAGAATCTGTAGCCAAAAATCTTTTTGAAGAATTCTCGATGTTTAATATAAGTAAAGAAGAAATCAATGAAGCATTAGATTTAGCTTATGCTGAGAATGAAGCATATAAGCAGGATATAAAGAATAAAGGCAAAGAGATTATTGATGAACTTGAGAAGACTGGCAAAAAGGGCGTTGTTCTTGCTGGTAGACCATATCACAGTGATCCAGAAATCAACCATGGAATTGCTAATATAATAATACAAGAAGGATTAGCAGTTCTAACAGAAGATAGTGTTTCAGATCTTGCAGAAATTGAAAGACCATTAAGGGTTGTAGACCAATGGAATTATCATACACGATTATATGCAGCAGCAACTTATGTAGCAAAAAATTCTAACCTTGAGCTTATTCAATTAAACTCTTTCGGCTGTGGTCTTGATGGTGTAACTACGGATCAAGTTCAAGAAATATTAGAACAAAGTGGTAAGATTTATACATTGATTAAAATTGACGAGGGAAGTAATCTTGGAGCTGTAAGAATAAGAATCCGATCACTAAAAGCAGCAATGAAAGAAAGAAGCACTATGGTTTTTAGACCGATTACTAAGCTTCAAACAAAAGAGAGAATAGTGTTCACAAAGGAAATGAAGAAAAATCATACGATATTATGTCCTCAAATGTCTCCAATTCACTTTGAATTAATTGAAGCAGCATTTAGATCTAGCGGATATAAACTTAAGCTTTTACCTGCTGTAGATAAGAGTGCTGTGGATGTAGGACTTAAGTATGTAAATAATGATGCTTGTTACCCAGCTATTATAGTTGTTGGACAACTGATAGAAGCTTTACAATCAGGAGAATATGATGTAAACAATACAACTGTAATTATGTCTCAAACTGGTGGTGGCTGTAGAGCAACAAATTATATAGCATTCCTTAGAAAAGCTCTAAAAGATGCTGGTTTTGAAAATGTTCCTGTACTTTCATTAAGTGCTCAAGGAATAGAAAAGAATCCAGGTTTCAAAATAACTTTACCGTTGCTAAATAAAGCGATGTTAGCTTTAATATATGGAGATTTATTCATGAGAGTGGTATATAGAGTGAGACCTTATGAAAAAGAAAAAGGCTCAGCTAATGCCCTTCATGAAAAGTGGCAGGAAATAGCCAAGAAAAATGTTATGAATGGAAGTAGAAAAGAATTCAAGAAGAATATCGTAGATATAATCAATGAATTTGATGAACTTCCTATAAATAATATTATAAAACCTAGAGTTGGTTTAGTAGGAGAAATCTTAGTAAAGTTCCATCCTACAGCTAATAACAACGTCATTGAGATAATAGAAAATGAAGGGGCAGAAGCAGTTGTGCCAGACTTAATGGGCTTTATGCTTTATTCCTTCTTTGATTCAACTTTTAAACATGAGAATTTAGGTTTCAGTTATATGTCAAAGTTAACATCAGATTTAGCAGTTAAAGTTATAGAATTTTATCAGAAGACGATGGATAAAGCTTTAAGAGAAAGTAAGAGATTCCATGGTGTTGAGAAAATTCATGAAGTGGCAGCCGGAGCTTCAGATATTATTTCCATAGGAAATCAAACTGGAGAAGGTTGGTTCTTAACTGGTGAAATGGTAGAACTTTTAGAGATGGGTGTAAATAATATAATTTGTATGCAGCCATTTGCTTGTTTACCAAACCATGTAACAGGAAAAGGAGTAATAAAAGAACTAAGAAGACGATATCCTTATTCTAATATAGCGCCTATAGATTATGACCCAGGTGCTAGTGAGGTAAATCAACTTAATAGAATTAAATTAATGTTGGCTACTGCCTTCAAAAACCTAGAGCTTAATAGTGATAAAAATGTCCATCACCATAAAGGTGTTGAACAAGAAATTGCTTCAGAATTAAAGTCAGAATAAGGTTTTTTAAAATATTTATTGACATATGGATAACTATTGCTATAATATTTATATAATTTAATACCAATGCGAGGAAAAAGAGGAGTAAAGATTAACCTTTTAAGAGAGGAAGATTCATCGGCTGAAAGATCTTCCAAAGTAGTGATTTTGAAGGTAGCTTTTGAGCATTTTTAGCGAAATTAGAGTAGTTAAAAACGGAAAAACCGTTAAAGATATAAGAGCTAAAGAGTGTAAACTTTTTGGAACTAAGGTGGTAACGCGCGATGTCGTCCTTTGGGATTGACATCGCTTTTTTTGTTCAAAGTAACCCTAAACTAAGAGTGTATTCTTTTGCTTTTACAAAAAGTATTGGTGATATATTTAATTTATTATTTCAATGAAAGTACATAACCCTATAGTGTAAGATAAAAGGAGGAAGAAAGAATGGATGAAAAAAAATTATTAAGTACGACATATGATCCGAAAGAGTTCGAAGATAGACTATATAAATGGTGGGAAGAAGAAAAATTCTTTACCCCAAAGGTAGATAAAAATAAAAAACCATTTACAATTATGATGCCACCACCAAATATAACTGGACATTTACATTTAGGTCATGCATTGGACAATACACTTCAAGACGTTCTAATCAGAACAAAGAGAATGCAAGGTTTTTCTACATTATGGCTTCCTGGTGAAGACCATGCAAGTATTGCTACAGAAGTTAGAGTTGAAACTGAACTTCTAAAGCAAGGTCTTAAGAAAAAAGAAATGGGTAGAGAAGCTTTCTTAGAAAAGGTTTGGGAATGGTCTGATACTTATAGAGAAAGAATTAAAACTCAGTTAAAAAAGGTTGGTGTATCTGCTGACTTCACAAGAGAAGCTTTCACAATGGATGAAAACTTAAACAAAGCAGTAAGAACTGTTTTCGTTAAGTTATATGAAGAAGGCTTAATATATCAAGGAAATAGAATAACTAACTGGTGTCCTAAGTGTCAAACTGCTATATCTGATGCGGAAATCATCTATGAAGAAAAAGAAGGTAACTTCTGGCATATAAAATATCCTGTAAAAGATTCTGATGAATTTGTAGAGATAGCTACAACAAGACCAGAAACTTTACTTGGAGATACTGCTGTTGCAGTTAATCCAAAGGACGAAAGATATTCGCATCTTGTTGGAAAAATACTGATATTACCATTAGTGGGTAGAGAAATTCCTGTAATAGCAGATGATTATGTTGAGAAGGACTTTGGAACTGGTTGTGTTAAAATAACTCCAGCTCACGACCCAAATGACTATCAAGTTGGATTAAGACACAAACTTCCAGAAATTATTGTAATGAATAAGAATGGTACTATTTCTGAAGGTTATGGTAAATATTCTGGATTAGATAGATATGAAGCTAGAAAAGCTATGGTAAAGGATTTAGAAGAGCAAAATTTACTTGTTAAGATAAAACCACATACTCATAATGTAAGTATTCACGATAGATGTAGTGACGTAATAGAGCCGATGATCTCAAAACAATGGTATGTTAAGATGGAATCTTTAGCAAAACCTGCTCTTGATGCTGTAAGAGGAGGAAAAACAAAATTTGTTCCTGAAAGATTCGATAAGATATACTATAATTGGATGGAAAATATCCAAGATTGGTGTATTTCAAGACAGCTTTGGTGGGGACACAGAATTCCAGTTTGGTACTGTCAAGATTGTGGGGAAATTACCTGCAGTGTTGAGGCACCAACTCATTGTACAAAATGCCAAAGCAGTAATTTAAGACAAGATGAAGATGTTTTAGATACTTGGTTCTCATCAGCTTTATGGCCTTTCTCAACTTTAGGATGGCCAGATAAAACAGAAGATTTAGAATATTACTATCCAACAGATGTATTAGTAACTGGTTACGATATAATTTTCTTCTGGGTTGCAAGAATGATATTCTCAGGTATTCATAATATGGATGAAACTCCATTCCATACTGTATTAATACACGGTCTAGTTCGTGCAGAAGATGGAAGAAAGATGTCAAAATCTTTAGGAAATGGTGTTGATCCATTAGAAGTTATAGACACTTACGGTGCTGATGCTTTAAGGTTTATGCTTATTACTGGAAACTCACCTGGAAATGACATTAGATTCAAGATGGATAAAGTTGAATCTGCAAGAAACTTTGCTAACAAGATTTGGAATGCTTCTAGATTCGTAATGATGAATTTAGATATGGATCTTGTAAACAAATACAAGGATAGCACAAAATATTCTGTAGCAGATAAATGGATACTTTCAAGATTTAACACATTAGTTAAGGAAGTAACTGAAAATATAGATAAATACGAACTTGGAATCGCTGGACAAAAGATTTATGACTTTATGTGGACAGAATTCTGTGATTGGTATATAGAACTTACAAAGCCAGTATTATGGAGTGAGGATGAAGAAGCTAAGGGCGTAGTTTACAACGTACTAAGAAAAGTGTTAATTGGAGGATTACAACTTCTACATCCAATAATGCCTTATATAACTGAAGAAATATATCTTCACTTAGAGCCAGAATATAAATCAATAACTATATCTAAATGGCCAGAATACGATGAAAGCTTATATTCAAAAGAAATTGAAACAAAGATGAATTATATAATAGAGGCAATAAAAGCTCTTAGAAACGTAAGAGCAGAGATGAATGTTGCTCCTTCAAGAAGAGCAAAGGTTGTAATTTTTGCAAGCGAAGGAAGAGATGCATTTGAGGAAGGTAGAATCTACTTTGAAAAACTTGCTTCAGCAAGTGAAGTTGAATTTATCGATTCAAAAGATGCTGCTCCAGAAAAAGCTGTTTCAGCAGTTACTAAAGGTGCAGAATTATACATGCCACTATTAGATCTTATAGATTTAGATAAAGAACTTGAAAGATTAAATAAAGAGCTTGTAAAACTTCAAGGTGAAATAGATAGAGTAGAAAAAAAGCTTACAAATGAAAGATTCATATCAAAAGCGCCTCAGGAAGTAGTTGAAGAAGAAAAAGCAAAGGGCGAAAAGTATAAAGAAATGCATAAAGCAGTTCTTGATAGAATTGCAGCTTTAAAATAGAAGCATAAATAATTAGACACATAGTTTATATGTGTCTAATTTGATATTTGAAAGCAATATAATATAAGAAGATGCAAAATTTTAAAGAGGAAAATATAAATTTCATAGTATATGTTCCGATTAAAAATCTACATTCTTTTATCAACTGTATATAGATTTGATGTAGAAATACTATTGGAACTTATATATGATATAAAAAAAGTGAAGGTGAAGAACCAATGAATTATCAAGAAACAATGGACTATATTCATAATACTGCTAAGTTTGTGGTTAATTTAGGACTTTCAAGAGTTGAAAGATTACTAGAATTGCTTGGAAATCCTCATAAAAATATTAAAGCAATTCATATTGCAGGAACAAATGGCAAAGGTTCTACTACTGCCATGATAACTAATATTTTAGTTGCGTCAGGCTACAAGGTAGGAATGTACACTTCGCCATTTTTAGAAGAATTTGAAGAAAGAATTCAAATTAATAATTGTAATATTCCAAAGGAAAGACTTTGTCAGGTTGTATCATTTGTAAAGGATGCCGCAAAGGTGATGTTAGAAGAAGGCTATGAACAACCAACTGAGTTTGAGATAATTACAGCTACTATGTTTAAATATTTCTATGAAGAAAAAGTTGATTTAGCTGTGATAGAAGTTGGACTTGGCGGAAGATTTGATGCTACTAATGTTATAAATCCTATTTTATCTATAATAGCGTCTATAAGCCTTGATCATATGCATGTACTAGGGGATACCATAGAGAAGATAGCTTTCGAAAAGGCTGGTATAATAAAAGAAAGTATTCCGCTGATAGTATACCCTCAAAAGGCTTCAGTTCTTCAAGTGATTAAAGCTGTTGCAGAAGAAAAGGAAGCTCCTATGACTATTGTTAAAGAAGACGCAGCTAAATTTAGAAAAGTAAATAAAATTAATGATACTCTAACTCAAGAAATAGAGATAAACACTTATAAAGACAATTATATAGTTGATTTAAAGCTTTTAGGAACCCATCAGCTTCTAAATACTTCAGTGGTGGTTACAGCCTGTGAAAAGCTAAAAGAACAAGGCTACAACCTTACTAAGGAAAGCATAAGTGCTGGTCTAAAAACTGTTGTCTGGAAGGGCAGAATGGAGATTATGAATAATAATCCTATAACAGTTATAGATGGAGCTCATAACATAGATGCTATAATTAGGCTTAAAGAAAGTGTAGAAAAATATTTCTCATATAAAAACATAATCTTGATTTTAGGAATCTTAGCAGATAAACAAGTTGATAATATGGTCAACGTTATTGCAAAGGATGCAAAGAAAATTATAACCGTTACTCCAAATAGTGAAAGAGCAGAACTTGGAGAAGATCTCTTGAAGATTGTAAAGAAGGTTAATGATAATTGCCAATATGAAGAAAACTATCAGGAAGCTTTAAGAAAAGCTAGAGAGTATGCAGAGGCTGAAGATATCATTTTAATAAGTGGGTCATTGTATATGATTGGAGATATGAGAAAACTTTTAAAATAACATAAACTACAGGTATTATTTCTATACTTAACTAAAGTATTTTGAAGTAATACCTGTTTTATTTTGAGATTAAACAGAATTATTATAATTAAAAATGCACACAATTAGGTTATAAAAAGACTATAATCTAGATAAAAAAGTGGAAAATAACTTAGAAAGGAAAAGGTATAATGATTTGTTAGAGATTTTCATTATACAGGGTGAAAAATGAAAGTAAAAATCGTTGCAGATCGAGATGGTGAAACAAA is a window encoding:
- a CDS encoding bifunctional folylpolyglutamate synthase/dihydrofolate synthase, giving the protein MNYQETMDYIHNTAKFVVNLGLSRVERLLELLGNPHKNIKAIHIAGTNGKGSTTAMITNILVASGYKVGMYTSPFLEEFEERIQINNCNIPKERLCQVVSFVKDAAKVMLEEGYEQPTEFEIITATMFKYFYEEKVDLAVIEVGLGGRFDATNVINPILSIIASISLDHMHVLGDTIEKIAFEKAGIIKESIPLIVYPQKASVLQVIKAVAEEKEAPMTIVKEDAAKFRKVNKINDTLTQEIEINTYKDNYIVDLKLLGTHQLLNTSVVVTACEKLKEQGYNLTKESISAGLKTVVWKGRMEIMNNNPITVIDGAHNIDAIIRLKESVEKYFSYKNIILILGILADKQVDNMVNVIAKDAKKIITVTPNSERAELGEDLLKIVKKVNDNCQYEENYQEALRKAREYAEAEDIILISGSLYMIGDMRKLLK